The Paenibacillus polymyxa M1 DNA segment CATTAAAGACACCCAGTTCACGGCGCTCCAGGAAAGTTTCCGCTTTGATTTGATCGTTACCTTCCAGTGCAACAGATTTATTCACGGGGTGAATGCCCCCGATAATGACACGATCTTCATGCGTATAGACCAGCTTTACTTCCTCAGGTACAAAAAGCTCCTGGATCAGATAGTGCTGACGCAACTCTTCAGTCGTAAAATGCTTGGCATGTTCGGGATGAGTTGAATAACGCATTTCCATAAAAACATTCCTCCTGTTTAGATAAACTTTTTTATCAACGGAATTGTTATAAAAGCGATTTCTAACTCTACTTCTTAGCTAGAATTGTAATAATTATCTAAGAGGGTGTCAACCCAAAACTTCATTATTCCTAGAAAAAGCCTTAATATTCGCGAATTTTTACATACTTTTTACCTTTTGATAAACAAGAACATATTTTTTTATCTATTTTAACCAAAAAGTTTTTAGCAAATATATCAACTTACTCATTGTGAAAAACCGATTTATGTGATAATTTCATTTTATTCAAGTGGTGCATACGCTTACAGATTTAGTTTACTAAACATAAGGAGGAATTCAAATGACCGCAACATTGGATGCTGTTACCTTCGGAGAACCCATGGCCATGTTTTACGCCAATGAAGCAGGCTCTCTGGATGAGGTGCGTTCATTCACCAAAGCGCTGGCCGGAGCGGAGACGAATGTTTCGGCCGGTTTGTCGCGTTTGGGACTACGAGCCGGACTCGTGACCAAACTTGGCGAGGATACGTTCGGCAAGTTCATTGCCGATGCACTGCGTCAAGAGAAGATTGACACCCAAAATGTCATGTTTACCAAAGACCACTCTACCGGGATGCTGATTAAATCCAAAGTTACCAGCGGCGATCCTGAGGTCGAATATTTTCGCAGGCATTCCGCCGCTTCCACACTGAGCATTGCTGATTTTAACGAGGCTTACTTTGCCGGGGCTCGCCACCTGCACTTTACAGGTATTTCTGTCGCACTTTCCCCTGAATGCCGCGACTTCGCCCGACATGCGAAGCAGTTTATGAAAAAGGCAGGCAAAACCGTATCCTTCGATCCCAACCTCAGACCCAAGTTATGGCCTGACACACAAACGATGGTGGAGGCGATTAACGAAGCATCCGAGGGTTGCGACTGGCTGCTGCCAGGCATTCATGAAGGTAAAATACTAACAGGCTATACTTCGCCTGAAGATATCGCTTCGTTCTACCTCGATCGCGGCACCTCGCTGGTGATCATCAAGCTGGGAACCGAAGGCGCCTATTACAAATCCGCAGATGCAGAGGGATATGTCAAGCGTTTCCGCGTAGATCATGTCGTGGATACCGTCGGCGCAGGTGACGGCTTTGCCGCAGGTGTTATCAGCGCACTGCTGGAAGGATTACCCCTGGCTGAAGCAGTCAAGCGCGGTAATGCACTTGGTGCGCTGGCTGTCATGTCAGCCGGAGACATGGACGGCTATCCGACGCGAGCCGAATTGGAATCTTTTTTGCTCAGCGCCAGCACCAATTAGTTTGGGTTCATTCCCCGCATAACCTTCACCGCTATGAGCGCAAGCTCAACAAGGCCGAATCCTAAGTCAGCCTTAACTTCCAATAGCCCGTATTCGCATTTGTACGATCTGAGCAGCATACGCATACTTAGGTCGTACAAAGGAATACGGGCTATTTTTATATATATGACATATACTCGTCTACAGCGTTTTGACGGATTCCCCTCGATTGATATCCGGCACAAATCGGTAAATAATCGGAACCGACTCGCCGCCTTCCTCAATGCTGGACAGCAGCGTTTTTGCCGCCTGCTTCCCCATATCCGCAATCGGTTGTGTAATGGTCGTAATGGGCGGATTGTAAATATGGGCAAACTCCGCATCGTCAATCCCGATAATGGACAATTCTGCCGGAATACGTATACGGCGGGCATTCACATACTTCAACGCCTCAGCCAACACGATATCATTCCCGGCCAACAGTGCAGTCGGCGGCTCCGGCAGTTGGAACAGTTCCTTCAGTGTCTGCTGGATTTCTTCTCTCGGCACACTGTGCATATACTCTTCACGAAATGGCAAGCCATGCTCCTCCAGCGCCTTCTTATATCCGCTGAGCCGCTCCACTCGTGGAGTAATCCGATTCAAGCCAAGGGGCAAGGTAATCAACGCAATTCGTTCATGCTTGTGAGCCACAAGTTCCTGAATCGCCAGCTTAATCGCCATTTCGTTATCCAGCAGCAGGCTGCGTGTATTGACACCGTCCACCAGGCGGTCCAAAAACACCAATGGATATTTTTCCCGAATGAGCTGGTTGTAAATGTCCGCATGCTTTCCTGTCGGGAAGATGATTAAGCCGTCCACTTGGCGGGCCTTGAGCATCTCAATATACTGACTTTCCTTGTCAGGGTTTTCATCGGCGTTGCAAATGATCACCTGAATGCCAAAGCGCTGTAATTCCTCCTCAATCGCACGGATAGACTGAATCGACAGCGTATAATCAATGTTGGCTACAATAACTCCCACCATAAACGTCCGGTTTTGCTTCAAGCTGCGGGCCAGCCCGTTAGGCTGATAGTTCAGCTCTTGAATAACCTCGGCGATCCGGTCCTTGGTTTGGTCGCTCATATATTTATATCGTTTGTTCAGAAATTGCGAGACCGTGCTTTTAGACACTCCCGCCTTCTGGGCAACATCTTCAATCGTCGGCTTCTTCATCGGTACACTCCTTGTCTTTCATGTACTGCGTTAGTGCAACAAAAGTATATCTTTCTTTTAGTAAATTTACCATACTTCTATTTATGAATGCCATTATGATATATTCTGAGCTTAAAACTTACCTGTGGTGCCACTTCGCCAACTCCATTTTCATATACAATTTTTGGTCCTCTGCTATTTCCTCTCTACGCAGTAAAAAGAGGTAGTTCAAGATGTTCTCTTGAACTACCTCCACGTATACAACTCTATCGAAAAGCTAGGTTCCAGTTAACCCGAATGACTACTTGGATTAGTGTGCCGGAACAGGCGTAGCAGGTTGATCCGGTGTATCGTGCTCGACCAGCGAATGCCTTTCCCATAACCGGCTTCTCCAGCGGGCATACATGATGACAGCACGAGTCCATTCATCAGCAGCAATCGCCAGCCACACACCAGCGAGTCCCATATCCAGCTTGAATACCAGCAGATAACCCAGCGGCAAGCTCATGCAGACCATGGAGATCAGACCCATAAAGACTGGGAACTTGGCATCTCCAGCAGCACGCAACGAGTTAATAATGACGATATTTGTCGTCCGGCCAGTTTCCAGCAGAATGCTAAGTAAAATAACCTGCGCACCCAAACGAATAATTTCAGGGTTTTCCGTAAACAAACCGAGTAAGGGTACACGGAAAAAGATAACCACTGCATCAATGATCACAGTCACGAGCAGCGCCCATTTCACACTGCTCAATACACGTTTATAAGCCGTATCCTTCTCCCTGGCTCCCACGAGCCTTCCCACTACAATAGCCGTTCCCATACCAACTGCCATACTGAACAAATAAATATAGCTCGAAATATTATTGGCATATTGACGTGTCGCCATCGCTTCAGCGCCCAGATAAGTCACATACAGTGTAAATATGAGCTGACACGACTGATACATGATGGACTCCAGCGCGGATGGTACACCAATACGCAATATTTTTGTGATGAATTTTCTGGATAAATGGACGTAATATTTCCACTCGACACGGACCTCAGTTACCCGGTACATCAGCCAGAAGAAGATCAAGAGACAAATAAAGCGGCTACCTACTGTAGAAATAGCAGCACCTTCTACACCGAGTGCAGGCATTCCCCAATGCCCCAAAATTAAAACATAGTTGCCGACCACGTGGATCACGTTCATAAAAACCGATACATACATCGTTTCTTTGGTAAAACCATGCGTACGAATGGTCGCCGCCAGCGAGTTAATCAATGCCTGAAGGAAAATGGCCCCCCCGACAATACTCATATAGGATTCTGCGTAAGTCAGAATATCCCCCTGGACATTTAGCCATTGCAACATATGAGTACCAAACACAAGAAAAATCACGCTTAGCAAAAGACCTACCATTAAATTCAGAGTAATGGCCGTACCCGTCACCTGGGCCGCTTCGACAAGTTTCTTAGAACCGATATATTGAGCTACGACGATAGCAGCGCCGTTGCCGATAACCTCCAGTACAAGGATAGCGATTGAAATAATTTGATTGGACGCGCCCACACCCGACACTGCATTATCAGATACAGAACTGAGCATGAATGTATCGACGCTTCCCATTAGCATAAACAGGAACAATTCAAGGAAAATAGGCCATGTCAAACGGAACAAATTCAGTTCCTTGGCTTCGGACAATACCGAACCATTTTTTAGTGCTCTGGTTGTCATTCATTCACCTTTCTTCATAGAATATTTAATGATCAAAGGGTATGTTAGCACAGTCATTCTGAAAATACATCCCGTTTACGTAAAATGATTTGAAAAATACGTAAGAATTCATTTATCACCTTCTTATAATTGATTATCGAACTTTATTGAAACAGGATGTTGCAAGATTGTATTAGGAATCTGGACTTTTCGACGTCGTTATGAGCTAAAGGGTATAATAGATTAAGAGCTTGTGAGCATTGCCGCTGACAGGTTGTGCAGATTGTTGTATGCTTCCTAAGCATAATTTGTAAGCTGGAAATGGATTATATAGGTCATTCATAGACTTAAACGGTAATAAAGGAGGCTTTTACAGATGACTCAATCATTTCAAGCCCTTGTCGTCGATCAGACGCAGGACGGAGAGGTTCAAGCAGAAGTACGTTCTTTGAAAACTGACAGTTTACCTGCTGGAGAAGTATTGATTCGTGTCGCTTATTCCAGCATCAATTATAAAGACGGGCTTGCCGCCCGCAAGGATGGCAATATTGTCAAATCCTATCCGTTCGTACCCGGCATAGATTGCTCGGGAACCGTCGTCTCTTCGGAGGATAGCCGTTTTAGCGAAGGACAAGCGGTACTCGTTACCGGGTACGGGCTGGGTGTGTCTCATTTCGGAGGATTCAGCCAATATGCGCGTGTGCCTGCGGACTGGGTGGTTCCGCTTTCCGACGGACTCACGCTGAGAGAGGCGATGATTTTTGGGACAGCCGGATTCACCGCAGCCCTGTCGTTATATCGGCTGGAGCAAAACGACGTTGCGCCGGAGAAGGGTAAGGTGCTCGTCACCGGTGCGACGGGTGGCGTAGGCGGTGCAGCCATTGCCTTGCTGCACAAGAAGGGCTATCATGTCGTAGCCAGCAGTGGCAAGGCTGATTCGCATGATTACCTCAGGGCGCTCGGAGCAGCCGATGTTATTTCGCGTGAGGAGGTTTACGACGGTGCCGAGAGCATCCGACCGCTAGCCAAGCAGCTTTGGCAAGCGGCTGTAGACCCTGTAGGCGGAAAGCCGCTCGCTTCGTTGCTCAGCCAGATCGCCTACAACGGCTCTGTTGCCGTGAGCGGCCTGACGGCAGGCACCAAGCTGCCTACGACGGTGCTGCCGTTTATTTTGCGCGGCGTAAATCTACTGGGCATAGACTCTGTCTTCTGCCCCTATGATACCCGCGTAGCGATCTGGAAACACCTCGGCAGTGACTGGAAGCCGAAACAGCTAGAACAGCTCGTTGAGCGCGAAATTGGCTTGGGTGACCTGCCAAGCGCGCTTGAAGACATCCTGGCAGCCCGCTCACAGGGTAGAACGATTGTACGGCTGGCTGATTAAGCGGAAGGTTGTCCATAAGCTATTCGTTGACGGGTTTTTACGCGAAGGTGTGTTCATCCCGTAGGGTCTAGCAATGAAACCTATAAGAAGCCTGTAAATCTGCAGTTTTGAGATTTACAGGCTTCTTTTTTTGTGTGGTACATTGGAGAAAAAGTGGACACATTCAGAGCGTACGATCTATTTTTCACAACCAAATGAACCTTTTGGGGACTCCAGTTGTTATATAGGTAAACTGCACGAGAAAGGAGAACCGTCTTTGGAGAGTAATCGAGAACTGTTTGATCTGTATCAGCGGGATGTATATCGAACCTGCTACTACATGGTCCATAACGCCTCGGATGCGGAGGATTTAACACAGGAAGTGTTTATTACCTTGTTTCGCAGCAATCGTGAGCACATCGAGCAACTAAAAGCCTGGATTATGAAAGTTACGGTCAATCATTGTCTGAACCATCTTAAACGCCGAAAAAGCCTGCATCTGAAAGTATCGGCCAATCCCCATCTTTTTACTGGAACAGAAAACAAGCCTGTGGACAGGCAGGTGGAGGAACGCGAGTCGGCTGAGGAATGGGCTGTTTATATGAATCGCCTACCGGCCAAAATCCGCGCTGTGCTGACACTTCGCTATATGCATGATTTCACGCTTGCAGAAATATCCAAACTGCTGGAAATTCCGCTGGGAACCGTCAAATCCAGGACACACAAAGGGCTAAAGTTAATGGAACAAATACTGCGGGAGGCTGGCGCACAGATTCCCGAGCTGGAAGGAGAGAACTATGAACAACATAGAAAAGGCATTGAAGCACAAGTTAAATGATGATTCGAAAATGGCCTATCCTGACTTCGATGAGATGTGGAACCGGATGGAACAGACAGGGCATACTGCCCCTACGCTAACCGACACTTTCGATTCATTCACTCCGCACCGACATAGAAATTGGCGCAAAATAGCTATCGCTGCTTCCCTGAGCGCACTTCTCGTTGCCGTTCCCGTCTATGCCGCCATCCATTATAACTGGGACAATCTGCTGCACGGAAGAAGTGGAATTGAGACGGCTTTAGCTCAAAACCTTGGACAGCCTTTAGAACAGTCTGTCACCAGAGACGGGATAAAGCTGACGTTGCATACCGCTATTGTCGATGAGAACCGGACCGTGATTCTGTACAGCTTGGAGGTCGGAAAACGGGCAGACAACGAGTTTTGGAATGTCAAAGGCGTATCACTTAAAAATGCTGCGGGGAAAAGCAGCGAAGGGGAGTATAGCTTTCAGCAATGGGACGAGAAAAATCAACGCTATAACGGTTACTTTGAAAGTGATTGGACACCGCAGCAAGAAACAGAGAACGCGCGGCTGGCCGTAGATCATATAGAGCTCACCAGCGTTCAGGAACTGGATTTGCCGCTCGATATCAAATCACCTCAGACGCAGACTTTCAAACTGGATCGTAACGGCTTACAAAATATGAAGGTACAAGTATTTGAACAAGGTAAGGACAAGCTGATGCTGTCCTCAGCAATTACCTTCGATTCGTCCATACCAAAGGAATGGGACAATCCACAAATTATTGCCTACAAAGATGGGAAGCCTGTGAATCCTCAATCTGGAGGGACATTTGGTACACCCGGTGAGAACGGAGAATACACAGCCCAGCAGTATTTTACTAAAGAGGATATACCAGAAGGGCAAACTACTTTTAAACTGCAATATGCACAAACCGAGAAAAGTATACATGAGCCCCTAAATTTTGACCTGCAGTTAAGCAAGAAGAAAATGGAGAGCGGTACAATAAAAAGCGTGCTGAATACCCCATTAGAGAACGGCAATCCGAATTTTATGCTGG contains these protein-coding regions:
- a CDS encoding sugar kinase: MTATLDAVTFGEPMAMFYANEAGSLDEVRSFTKALAGAETNVSAGLSRLGLRAGLVTKLGEDTFGKFIADALRQEKIDTQNVMFTKDHSTGMLIKSKVTSGDPEVEYFRRHSAASTLSIADFNEAYFAGARHLHFTGISVALSPECRDFARHAKQFMKKAGKTVSFDPNLRPKLWPDTQTMVEAINEASEGCDWLLPGIHEGKILTGYTSPEDIASFYLDRGTSLVIIKLGTEGAYYKSADAEGYVKRFRVDHVVDTVGAGDGFAAGVISALLEGLPLAEAVKRGNALGALAVMSAGDMDGYPTRAELESFLLSASTN
- a CDS encoding acryloyl-CoA reductase, translating into MTQSFQALVVDQTQDGEVQAEVRSLKTDSLPAGEVLIRVAYSSINYKDGLAARKDGNIVKSYPFVPGIDCSGTVVSSEDSRFSEGQAVLVTGYGLGVSHFGGFSQYARVPADWVVPLSDGLTLREAMIFGTAGFTAALSLYRLEQNDVAPEKGKVLVTGATGGVGGAAIALLHKKGYHVVASSGKADSHDYLRALGAADVISREEVYDGAESIRPLAKQLWQAAVDPVGGKPLASLLSQIAYNGSVAVSGLTAGTKLPTTVLPFILRGVNLLGIDSVFCPYDTRVAIWKHLGSDWKPKQLEQLVEREIGLGDLPSALEDILAARSQGRTIVRLAD
- a CDS encoding RNA polymerase sigma factor produces the protein MESNRELFDLYQRDVYRTCYYMVHNASDAEDLTQEVFITLFRSNREHIEQLKAWIMKVTVNHCLNHLKRRKSLHLKVSANPHLFTGTENKPVDRQVEERESAEEWAVYMNRLPAKIRAVLTLRYMHDFTLAEISKLLEIPLGTVKSRTHKGLKLMEQILREAGAQIPELEGENYEQHRKGIEAQVK
- a CDS encoding MATE family efflux transporter, with the translated sequence MTTRALKNGSVLSEAKELNLFRLTWPIFLELFLFMLMGSVDTFMLSSVSDNAVSGVGASNQIISIAILVLEVIGNGAAIVVAQYIGSKKLVEAAQVTGTAITLNLMVGLLLSVIFLVFGTHMLQWLNVQGDILTYAESYMSIVGGAIFLQALINSLAATIRTHGFTKETMYVSVFMNVIHVVGNYVLILGHWGMPALGVEGAAISTVGSRFICLLIFFWLMYRVTEVRVEWKYYVHLSRKFITKILRIGVPSALESIMYQSCQLIFTLYVTYLGAEAMATRQYANNISSYIYLFSMAVGMGTAIVVGRLVGAREKDTAYKRVLSSVKWALLVTVIIDAVVIFFRVPLLGLFTENPEIIRLGAQVILLSILLETGRTTNIVIINSLRAAGDAKFPVFMGLISMVCMSLPLGYLLVFKLDMGLAGVWLAIAADEWTRAVIMYARWRSRLWERHSLVEHDTPDQPATPVPAH
- a CDS encoding LacI family DNA-binding transcriptional regulator; its protein translation is MKKPTIEDVAQKAGVSKSTVSQFLNKRYKYMSDQTKDRIAEVIQELNYQPNGLARSLKQNRTFMVGVIVANIDYTLSIQSIRAIEEELQRFGIQVIICNADENPDKESQYIEMLKARQVDGLIIFPTGKHADIYNQLIREKYPLVFLDRLVDGVNTRSLLLDNEMAIKLAIQELVAHKHERIALITLPLGLNRITPRVERLSGYKKALEEHGLPFREEYMHSVPREEIQQTLKELFQLPEPPTALLAGNDIVLAEALKYVNARRIRIPAELSIIGIDDAEFAHIYNPPITTITQPIADMGKQAAKTLLSSIEEGGESVPIIYRFVPDINRGESVKTL
- a CDS encoding DUF4179 domain-containing protein: MNNIEKALKHKLNDDSKMAYPDFDEMWNRMEQTGHTAPTLTDTFDSFTPHRHRNWRKIAIAASLSALLVAVPVYAAIHYNWDNLLHGRSGIETALAQNLGQPLEQSVTRDGIKLTLHTAIVDENRTVILYSLEVGKRADNEFWNVKGVSLKNAAGKSSEGEYSFQQWDEKNQRYNGYFESDWTPQQETENARLAVDHIELTSVQELDLPLDIKSPQTQTFKLDRNGLQNMKVQVFEQGKDKLMLSSAITFDSSIPKEWDNPQIIAYKDGKPVNPQSGGTFGTPGENGEYTAQQYFTKEDIPEGQTTFKLQYAQTEKSIHEPLNFDLQLSKKKMESGTIKSVLNTPLENGNPNFMLEQMIVTPTQIRVTIRSKEKFAMLPYQKYFLSVNGTTLEGSRWSSPDQEHDLNTIRFERPANLVITKDTPITFTGKYKVTTHSDDKTPQRLADISEQKQTLTTQIGGYPVKWTYYKQGSDLFVETESEDTHFGGINQTHIGLGEERIIGKPITANFAGDGNNKAVDVYKNFKGKEASIYMFYYTTDDPEAETTVPLQPLTSNSKVSK